The nucleotide window TGCATCAGGGCTTCGGGGTCTTCCGCGACTTGGACTGCTTCAATTTTCCGTGGACCGTGGTACTTGTCAATCATGCGAAGCAGCAGGCCATCGCGAACTCCCTGATCGTGAATCACCAGGCGGTTCACCTGCATCCATTTCATGATGCGTTCAATAACAGCAATGCCTGCCACGATAATATCGGCACGATCAGGATTGAGACCTGGTACCGTGCGGCGTGCGGCAAGCGGTAGAAAGCTAAGATGATCAAGCACGTGGCGGACATCGCTGCGGGTCATTTCATAACCACCCACGCCGCGACGATCCAGTCCTCGCATACGAAGCGAAATATTGGCCAGGGCGGTAAAGGTGCCACCCGCGCCGATCATGAAGTGCGGGTGGAAGGCTGCTACGGGCATGGTTTCGGTGAGCAGTTTCTTCAATCGCTTCCGCAATGCCTTCAAATCCTGCTTACGGGGAGGGTCGTGCTTGATGCAGGCTTCAGTCATGCGCACTGCACCAATGGGCATGGAGTGGATGTCTTCGACCACGCCGTTAGCAGCAAAGATGAGTTCGCCGCTGCCTCCACCCAGGTCCATGAGTAGAACCTGCTGATCCTGCAGGTCGAAGCGTCGCTGAGCAGAGAGAAACGAGAGTCGCCCTTCTTCTGCTGGGCTTATTATTTCGATGTCCAGATCGAGGTGTGCCTTGACTAGTTGAATGAACTCCTGCCCATTGCTCGCTTCGCGCACGGCACTGGTGGCAATGGTTTCCAGGTGTTCGACTTTATGGCCTTCCACCAGGGCTTTCATGCGGCGAAGAGCATTTACCGAATGGGCAATCGCTTCTGCACTTAATTTGTTGTTGTCTGACAGGCCATGAGCCAGGCGAGTCGTTTCTTTATGATCATCGAGGATTTTGTAATTGCTCTGTTCATCGGTAACTTCCACGATCATCAATCGGATGGAGTTACTGCCAATATCAATGCCGGCCAGTCTGCTCATGGAGAAACTAGACTTTCTCAGAGATGATTTCCACCTTATTGTAATATCAACGGCAGCGGAGTTATGGAATGAGATTGTCAACTTCGCTGAATCTTCTTGGCGGTGTGATTTACAGATTGAACCGCCAAGTTGCTAAGGAGCGCCAAGGTGCGCCAAGAAAAGGCACTTCAAACGCTGTAAGTGATTCAATTGAGTACAAATCGAAGTGCATTACATTCATGCGACTATTCCTTGGCGATTCTTGGCGTTTTGGCGGTAAATATAATGAACTCTGAAGTAAAACCTGCGAAAGGGCATAAGATGAATCGCTGGCTATTCAAGGAAGAGCCTGAATCGTATTCGTATGATCGACTCGAAAATGATAAGCAGGCGAAATGGGACGGAATTTCTAATGCACTGGCATTAAAGAACTTGCGTCAAGTAAAACGAGGAGATCAGATTTTCTTCTACCATACGGGCAAGGAAAAGGCTATCGTGGGAATAATGCAGGCTGTCGCTGATGCTCACGTTAAGGCGAGTGTCAGTGTGCAGGTTGCGCCGGTACGCCGATTGGTGCAGCCTGTATCCCTGGCCACCGTCAAAGCTGATCCCGTTCTGAAAGATTGGGAGTTGGCGCGGCTACCCCGGTTGTCTATCATGCCCGTTTCCGCTAACCAGTGGCGGCGAGTATTGGCTCTGGCCAAGAAATAGTCGTGCTGGCTGTGCGGTGCCTGTTTGACGTTTGAGATAGTTGGTCGAAACCTACGTCAGCAGGGAAAGGAAATGTATATGGCGGCCTCCTCTGCCGCTGGAAAGCAACACGCTTCAAAAAACGGTGATCACGAACCTGGCGGGCAAGGTACGTCTCATAAGCTGCTGGAACACCTGGCAGATTACAAAGGTATCATTCTCGTATCACATGTGCATCCCGACCCAGACAGCCTGGGCAGCATGCTCGCATTGGCTTATCTGTTCAAGAAGAAACTGAAAAAAAACAGCATCATCACGCGGGATGGTTTCATTGGGCGTGCTGAAAACCAG belongs to Planctomycetia bacterium and includes:
- a CDS encoding Ppx/GppA family phosphatase, encoding MSRLAGIDIGSNSIRLMIVEVTDEQSNYKILDDHKETTRLAHGLSDNNKLSAEAIAHSVNALRRMKALVEGHKVEHLETIATSAVREASNGQEFIQLVKAHLDLDIEIISPAEEGRLSFLSAQRRFDLQDQQVLLMDLGGGSGELIFAANGVVEDIHSMPIGAVRMTEACIKHDPPRKQDLKALRKRLKKLLTETMPVAAFHPHFMIGAGGTFTALANISLRMRGLDRRGVGGYEMTRSDVRHVLDHLSFLPLAARRTVPGLNPDRADIIVAGIAVIERIMKWMQVNRLVIHDQGVRDGLLLRMIDKYHGPRKIEAVQVAEDPEALMQAARQFGKVCGLDEAHAQQITHLCANLFDQLQEPLQLPASERILLMLAAWLHEVGTLVNYEKHHHHSYHLIVHGNIHGMTPRQREIVAQVARYHRRSEPKRKHDAYHRMSEADQTTIRRLSAILRLADGMDRSHTRSIRKVQCNVRGQLVHLTLFSESYPEIDIWGASQKGKYFEKIFDKDLELVWQRSDVTEPASLAVSS
- a CDS encoding EVE domain-containing protein, with amino-acid sequence MNRWLFKEEPESYSYDRLENDKQAKWDGISNALALKNLRQVKRGDQIFFYHTGKEKAIVGIMQAVADAHVKASVSVQVAPVRRLVQPVSLATVKADPVLKDWELARLPRLSIMPVSANQWRRVLALAKK